The genome window ATCCGCGGCAAGGGGACGCAGGGCCGCAGCGCCGGAACGCAGGCACCAACCGGCCATGTCCAGCAAATGCAGCTTTCCGGTGCAGCCCAGGCGCAGCTTGGCCCGCAACGGTTCGGGCAGTGCGTCCCAGAACGAAGTCAGCGGGCCGGATGCGGACATCAGTCAAGCTCCTCGATGGGCAGTTCCTGGACAATGCGCTCGCCCATGTACACGCGCATGAGATTCATGCCCTTGTTGCGGGTGGTCAGCAGGGTGCGCACCACCTTGCGGTTGATTTGGCCCATCCTGTGGCGCAGCTCGGGGTCGTCCGCCAGCTGTCGCATGCGCGCGGCAATGCACTCGGCGTCCTCTATCTCGCACAAAAACCCGTTGACCCCGTCGCGCACCAGCTCGGGGATGCCCCCGGCCCTGGTGCAGACAACGGGCAGCCCTCGGTCAAAGGCCTCCAGAATGGTGTTGGGAAGGCTCTCCAGGCGGGAAGGCACAATGAGCATGTCGGCGGCGGCGACCTGTTCCATGGTCAGGTCGTGGGAAAGGGGACCGCAGATGTGCATGCGCTCCCGGGCAAGAGCCCAGCCGTGCTTCTGCATCAGGTCTTCGGCCATGTAGTCAAGGATTCCCACGGCCACGAACTCCATATCCTTGACGTTGCCCGCCTCGCACAGTTTCTGGCAGGCCTCGGTAAAGACATCGAATCCCTTGGTGGGAGCAATGTTGCCCACGTAGAGAATCCGCGTGGAACGCTTTTTCCTGGGCTGCGGCTCGCTGTCGATCGCGGAGGTGAAGGCATTGTAGACCACGTTCCGTCGGCTCTTCAGCACATGGTGCCTGGCCAGCACCTCCGAGCACTTGCGGGAGTTGCAGACGACCCCGTCAGCCAGTGCGGTCCACAGGAAGAAGATGGAGTTGGGCTTGGAAATGACCCCGCGATTGATGAAATGCTTGAACCGTGCGCCCATCAACCGGGCCAGAACGCCCATCTTGTACGGCCGGTTGTGGAAGGAGTGGACCACGTCGATGCCGTGCTCCCCAACCACTTCCTTGAGAAAACGCGCGCCCTTGAGTGAATTGCGGAACTTGTTGAAATGGATGATGTTCACGCCGCCGATACGTTCCAGTTCTCCATTGAGATGGGATTCTGGCGTGATCATGGCGTGCACCTTGAGCCCCATGTCCGCCATGGCCTTGGCGTTGTTGACCATCTGGCGCGCCCCGCCCGAAACCTTCAGCGTGTCCGTGGCGTAAAGGACGGAACGCGGTTCCGGCCGCTTGCGGTACAGCTTGAAAAAGAATCGGGACGCGGCCTCGTTGCCGTACATGCGCAGTCGGTTGCGCACCCATTTGCCGTCCTTGCTCAACCCCACTCCCAAACGATTGATCCGATAGGGATCCGTGCCCTTGGTATTGGCCCAACGCTCCAGGGTGAAGGCCCCGGCAAACCCGGCCTTGCGAAGCTCCTCCTCGGCCAGGGGATCGAACTGGCCCCAGGGCCAGCAGAAAAGCTGCTCGCTGCACCGGTTGAGCTCCCGCATGCGCTCGATGCTCCGGGCAAAGTCCTTGCGGCAGAATTCCCTGCGCTGGGCCTCGCTCCTGATGCGGAACAGCGGTTCGTCCCCGTTGCTCAGCTCGGGCCAGAAACCGTTGTGGGCATAGGCGCTGCCCACCCGGAACATGGGCCAGCCCTGTTTCAGGGCCGGATAGATGCAGGAGGCGGCCCAATGCGCCTTGGGGTCGCCCACGGGCTCGCGGGGGATCAGGTTCACGAAGCATCCCTGGTGCCGGGCCCCGTGGGAGTAAACCTCCATGCCCTTGTCAACCATTGCCCGGATCTCGGATTCGTTGATGAACTGGGCGCAGTCCCGGTCCAGATGGGCGGCGCGAAATCCATCGGGCATGGACAGCAGCTCGGGCGCATCCTCCAGGGTGCGCACCGCGCCCGGCCGGGTGAAATCGGTCAGGGCGAAGAACACGCCGGTCATGCCCCGCTTTTCCAGCTCGGGCACGGCGTGCAGCCAGTTGCTCAGATGACAGTCGTCAAAGGTCAGCACCACGGACCGGCCGTCGATGCGCCGCTCTCCCCGGGTGACGGCCAGAAGCTCCCGGGCGGTGATGGTGCGGTAGCCCGCATCCGTGATGGCGTCCAGGTGCTCGCGAAACTGGTCGAGGGTATGCCCGCCGGCAACGCCGAGGGCGTGGTAGCAGAGTACAGGAACACTCCTGCGAAACATGATATATCTCTCTTTAAACCGCCGAAAAACGCGGTTTCGTGTCGTTTTTCCCCGCGTAAAACAGGGTCCCGTAGTGGTACCAGATGGGGAGTCCCGGGGCAAGACGGCCCGCCCCGGACCCGCCACGCTAAAATTATTGAAATATATTCCGCTTGTGGCTAATAGAAATGATCATGTCGGACAGAACGATCCTATTCATTGCCGAACCGCAATCCGTCACGGGCATTTTCCCGACGCTCAGGGAAGTGGGCGTGCAGGCGGGCCTTGCCGACAATCTCAACGGCGCACTGGGCTTCATCAGGAAGTCCAACCCCCTGCTCATCTTTTCCCGCCCCGGCATGCAGGGGTTCGACGCCAAGGCCCTGCTGGAGCAGGCTCAGGACGACGAATCCTTTCCTCCGGTCATCATCTTTTCCAAGACGGGCTCGGCCGAGGAGGCCCAGCAATACCTGGAGCTCGGGGCCCGGGACTACTGGATAGAACCGCTGGTCTGGGAAAAGATCAAGCTGGTGCTCCCGGAGCAGGCCCCGGAACCGGAAGCGGCCCCCGAACCGGAACCCGTTCCGCGCCCGCAGGCCCCGGCCGCCGCGCCCTCGTCCAACAGCAAATTTCAGATCATCGGCCAGCACCCGGCCGTGCTGCGCGTCCTGGCCCTGGCCAGGAAGGTGGCCCAGTCCAAGGCCACGGTGCTCATCTCCGGCGAATCCGGCACCGGCAAGGAAATGTTCGCCCGCTACCTGCACCACAACAGCAACCGCGAGGATGCGCCGTTCGTGGCCATCAACTGCGCGGCCCTGCCCGAGCACCTGCTGGAATCCGAATTGTTCGGCCATGAAAAAGGCGCCTTTACCGGGGCCATCAACCGCAAGCTGGGCAAATTCGAGCTGGCCGACGGCGGCACCATCCTCCTGGACGAAATCACGGAAATGGACCTGGGCCTGCAGGCCAAGCTCCTGCGCGTGCTCCAGGAATCCGAATTCGACCGCGTGGGCGGCGTGGAGACCGTCAAGGTGGACGTGCGGGTCATCGCCACCACCAACCGGGCCATCGAGGAAACAGTCAAGGAAGGCAAGTTCCGGCAGGATCTCTACTACCGCCTCAACGTCATCCCCCTGAAGCTCCCGGCCCTCAAGGAACGGGGCGATGACATCGTCAACCTGGCGGAATATTTCGTGAACAAATACTGCGCCGCCTACGGGCTGGGCCGCCTGCCCTTCACCGAGGACGCCAAGGCATGGCTCACGGGCTACGACTGGCCCGGCAACGTGCGCGAACTCCAGAACCTCATGGAGCGCGCCGTGCTCCTGGCGGGCGACGGCCCCATCCAGCGATCCCACTTCCTCATGGAAGAGGGCGAATGGGAACCGGACGACATGAGCGCCATCGAGGAGGCCCAGCAGTGCGCGGCCCAGGCCCCGCCGCCGTCCAGCATGGACGAGGCCCTTTCGGTCATGCCCCTGCAGGAGATGGAGAAGAAGCTCATCCTCAAAAGCTTGGACGAGACCGCAGGCAACCGCACCCGCGCCGCGGACCTGCTCGGCATCTCCGTGCGCACCCTGCGCAACAAGCTCAACGAATACAAGAAGCAGGGCCTCGACGTCTGAGTCCGGCCCGAGGAGCCCCGTGTTTTTCGACCTGCTGCCCGAAACCGGCCTGGCCTGCGCCCATCGCGGGGCGCGCTCCCTTGCGCCGGAAAACACCCTGATGGCCGCACAAAAGGCCGTGGACTGCGGCGCGCGCTGCTGGGAAACCGACGCGCACATGACCGCCGACGGCCGGATCGCGATCTTTCATGACGAGACCCTGGAGCGCACCACGGACATTGCCGGGCACCCGGAATTCCGGGACCGCAGGGACATCCACCACTTCACCCTGGCCGAGCTGCGCACCCTGGACGCGGGTTCCTGGTTCCTGGCCGCCGACCCATACGGCACCGTGGCCTCGGGAGAGGTTCCCGAAAGCGACCACCCCGCCATCCGGGCGCAAGTGATCCCCACCCTGCGCGAGGCCCTGGACTTCACGGTGCGCCACAACCTGCCCATGAACCTGGAGATCAAGGACCAGACCGGCCATGCAGGGCACGACACCATTGTCCGGGCCGTGCTGGACCTCGTCCACGAGGCCCGGGCCGCGCACCTGCTCCTGCTCTCCTCCTTCAACCACGACTACCTGGTGCAGGCCAAGCGACTCGCGCCGGGGATTCCCACGGCCGCCCTGCAGGAAGAACAGCACCCGGAAAACCTGGTGGACTACCTGCGTTCCCTGGGCGCGGCAGCCTACCACCCGGACCACCGCATCACCACGCCCGAGCTGGTCCGGGAGCTGAGCGAGGCGGGACTGTTCGTGAACCTGTGGACCGTCAACGACATGGACCGGGCCAGGATGTTCATCCGGGCCGGGGCCAAGGCCATCATCACGGATTTTCCACAGCGCATGTAGCCGCGCACCCGATCTTTCTGCTACAAAAAGCCATGCCCGAACAAAGGACGAGACAGATCCGGCAGGGGGCGCAACGCCCCGGACCGGTGGTCTACTGGATGCACCGCGAGCACCGCGCCCGGGACAACTGGGCCCTGCTCTTTGCCCAATCCCTGGCCATGGAACGCCGCCAGCCCCTGTGCGTGGCCTATGCCCTGGCCCCCGGGTTCCTGGAGGCCGGACGCCGGCAGTTCGCCTTTCTCTGCGCGGGCCTGCGCGAAACCGCCGCCGAACTGGAAGAAAAGAACATCCCCTTCCTGCTCCGGCTGGGGGATCCGCCCGCGGCCATCCCGAAACTGGCCCGGGAGCTTGGAGCGGCGGCGCTGGTCACGGACTTCGACGCGCTGCGGCTCAAGCGCGGCTGGGTGAGCGATGTTTGCAGCGACCTGGACATGGACATCTTCGAGACAGACAGCCGCAACATCGTTCCCTGCTGGACCGCCTCGGACAAAAGGGAATACGCGGCCCGCACCATGCGGCCCAAGGTGCACCGGCTCCTGCCCGACTTCCTGGTGGAGCCGCCCGAACTACTCCCCCACCCCGTTGCGCTGGAGAAACTGCCCGCCACGGCAACCTGGGAGGAAGTGGACCGCTTTCTGGCCTCCCGGCCCGGCCCCGAGTCCACGGCATTCGTTCCGGGCGGCGCGGCCGCGACAAGGGCCCTGGACACCTTCATCAAAACAAGGCTGAACCGGTACGGCAAGGGCCGCAACGTGCCCACGGACCCGGTGGTCTCCCGGCTTTCCCCCTACCTGCACTTCGGGCAGATCTCCTCCCTGCGCGTGGCCCTTTCCGTGCTGGCGGCCCATGCGGACAAGGACTCCAAGGACAGCTACCTGGAGGAACTCATCGTGCGCCGCGAGCTCTCGGACAACTTCTGTTACCACGAGCCGGAATACGACAGCACGCGCTGCTTTGCGGACTGGGCCTCCACCACCCTGGCCGAGCACGCGGACGATCCCAGGCCCCACCTCTACAGCGACGAACAGCTGGAGCGGGGCCTGACCCACGATCCGCTCTGGAACGCGGCCCAGGCGGAAATGGTGCGCACCGGCCACATGCACGGGTACATGCGCATGTACTGGGCCAAAAAAATATTGGAATGGACCGAGAGCCCGGACAGGGCCATGCGGGTCTGCATCGCCCTCAACGACCGCTACCAGCTCGACGGACGTGACTCCAACGGCTACACGGGAATCGCCTGGTCCATCGGCGGGGTACACGACCGGGCCTGGAAGGAGCGCCCCGTGTTCGGCAAGATCCGCTACATGAGCTTCAACGGGGCCAAGTCGAAATTCCGGATCCGGGAATACATCGACGAGCACCTGGGCAATCCACAAAAAGACTAGCACGCTTTGGCTGATCAGAATGGCTTGATTGCAGGGGGCCGGAACAAAGCGACACCGGAGCGTCTGAAACCATACGCGAGGATTCGATTGCCTCGCAGCGACGACGAGCTGTTTTCATCAGCCAGCTAAAATTTTCCCGAGCGCTTGCGCATCTTCCGGGTCATCTCCACCCCCCTGGCCGCGCGCCGGTTGTGCCGGTTCATGTCCAGGGCCAGGTTGAAGTACTCCTCGGCCCTGTCGTAGCCGCCGGAGTCCAGATAGATGTTGCCGAAGTTCGTGGCCACGGTGTCGCTGGCCTTGTACAGCTGGGGGTTGAGGTCGTCGGCCTTCTGCAGGCTCTTGAGGGCGCTGCGGAACTCGCGGCCGTCCTGATAGGCCAGGGCCAGGTTGTAGTGCAGGACCTCGTCTTCCGGGGAAATGCGCAAGGCCTGCTCGTAGTTCTCCACCGCGTCCCGCCACTTGCCCTGGCTGCGCAGGGCGATCCCCAGCCGGTTGAAGGTATGGATGTCCCCCTTGTCCAGCTTGGAGGCCTTGGATTCCAGGACGGTCTTGAGATACTTCTCGGCCATGACCGGCGAGACCTGGGCCACGGCCTCGGCAATCTGGTCGGCCATGGAGGCCACCAGGGACCGGGCCTCCCTGCCCATGACCTCGATGCTCTTGTCAAAGTACTCCTCGGCGTGCTCCAGGTCCTTCTTTTCCAAATAAACCGAGGCGATATCCGCCTTGCGCTCCGGATTGAGCGGACTGAGGAAATCCAGCTTCTTGAGATACTCCAGGGCCAGGTCGTTGTTCATGCCCCGCAGGGCCTTGACCAGCCGCTTGATGGGCTCGATGTACATCTCCGAGGAATGGTGGGCCGCCATGTAGGAATCCAGGGCCGCGTCCCGCTGGTCCTGGGCCAGGTGGATGTCTCCCTGAAGCATGAGCCCGGCCGGGCTACCCGGCTTGATGGCCAGAATCTGGTCCACCACGGCCAGGGCCTCGGCGTACTGCCCGCCCTCCAGCAGGGTCTTGCCCTTGTCCATGAGCTTGCCGAGCTGGCTGGGGGACTCAGGGCAAAGGCCATCTTCTCGATGATGTTGTTCATGGAGGCGGGCTTGCAGATGACGTTGGCCACGCCCAGCTCCATGAAATAGGCAATGACCTCGCGCTTGACCTCCCAGGCCAGCACGATGACCTTGAGATTCGGGTATTTCTTGGTCAGTACCAGGATGAAGTCCGTGCTCGGCTCCTCGTTGACCATGCGCTCCACAAAGACCAGCAGGGGGACCTTTTCCTTGGAAAACTTCTCCACCATGCGCAGGGCGGCCTGGCGGCTGCTGAAACCGTGCAGGCAGTCACGTTTGGACCCGGCCACCCGGTGGATGGCCGAACGCAGGGTGCGGAAAAAGACCTTGTCCTCGGACAGGACGAGGGCCACGCCCTTCTCCTCCTCGAAGAACTCGTTCATTGTCTTGACGAGATATTCGTTCTTCATGGTCCGCTCCCGGTTGCAATGGAACACCTGGCCCCATCATGCCACAGAAGTGTCTTTCGCGCACCGGAAAACACGAAAAAAGCCGCCCCGAAAGGAGCGGCCTTGAAAGATCCAAAGGAGGGCGGGCGTCAGCCCTTGAGAAGCTTCTGCACGGCGGCCAGCTTGTCCCGGGCCGTCCGATTGTCCGGGCTCATCTCCACGGCCGTGGAGTAGAACTTGAGCGCATCGTCCAACCGCTTGACCTCGGCGTACAGGTCCCCGAACTGTATGGCCACGTTGGCGCTGGCCTTGTACAGGTCCGGCCCGAAATCCAGGGCCCGCTCGTAGCATTCCAGGGCCTTCCGCCGTTCGCCGCCGTCGCGGTAGGCCAGGCCCATGTTGAAATGCAGGCCCTCGTCCTCGGGCGAGATCTGCAGGGCGTGCTTGTAGTTATCGATGGCCTCGCGCCACTTGCCCTGGCTGCGCAGGGCGATCCCCAGCTTGTTGAAGGTGGTGATGTCGTCCTTGGAAAGGTTGGCGCCCTTGGTCTCCAGCACCTTCTGGAGATACTTCTCGGACATCTTGGGCGAGGACTCGGCCACGGTGCCGGCAATGCGCTCGGCAACTCCGGAAACCAGGCTCATGGCCTCCTGGGTGGCCGTGTCGATGGCCTGGTCGAAATACTTTTCGGCCATGTCCATTTCCTTGCGCCGGATATGGGCCGCGCCTATCTCGCACTTGCGCTCGGTGTTGAGCGGGCTGAGGCGGTCGAGCTTCTTCAGGTACTTGAGATGCTCGTTCTCGTTCACGTCCTGGTAGACGTTGGCCAGCTTCTTGAGCGGCTCCAGGTAGAGGCGGGAGCTCTCATGGGCCTGGAGATAGGCCCGGATGGCCTTGTCGCGCTCGCCCTGCTCCAGGTGGCAGTCCCCGGCAAGCATGAGCCCGGCAGGGCTGCCCGGCTTGATCTTGAGAATCTTGGTGCTGACCTTGAGGGCGCCCTGGTAATCGCCCTCGGCCAGGAGCATCTTGCCTTCGGACATGAGCTCGGAAAGCTTGCCCTGAGGCTTGATGGTGAACGCCAGCTTCTCGATGATGTTGTTCATGGAGGCGGGCTTGGAAATGACGTTGTTGACGCCCAGCTCGTAGAAATAGGCGATGTTCTCCCGCCGGGTTTCGCCCACGAGCACAATGATCTTGAGCTCGGGGATGAGATTCTTCATGGCGATGATGAAATCCGTGCTGGGCTTCCCCGAAAGGATGCGCTCCACGAACACGACCGTGGGAATGCCCCTCTCCTGGCATTTCTTGACGGTCTTCACCGCGGAACTGGTGCTGCCGGAAAAGGACAGGCAATCCTTCTTGCTGCCGATGATCTTGGTGACCGTGGACCGCAGGGTCCGCTGGAACAGGCTGTCCTCGGACAACAGGACGATGATGCCTCCGTCCTTTTCGATGTAGTCGTGCACGATGCGATCGTACATTCCCGTATTGCTCATTGCTCCCCTTGTCGGCTTTGGCGGCGGGTCATCGCCGCGCTGTATCGTGGAAACCAACCGTGTCGAGGCAGGCGTCAGCCCTATTTACGTTGGTACCCATAAAATGGTCACAGCTCCATTATAAGAAAAGCCGCAATCCCACCATGGAGCATTGCGGCTTTTCTACAACATATTGCTTTGTATTAGTAGGAAAAAATCCATCCAGGCGCAGAAAGCATGTTCTGTAATTCCACGGTGCGGATACCGATCAGCTCCTCGAGCAGGCTTTTTTCCTCCACCGGCCCTTCCACCAGGGGGACCTTGTCCGTGATCTCGCACAGCTCCTTGAGCAGCTCGATGGCGTCCTCGCGCCCGCCCAGGCGGTCCACCAGTCCGTAGACCAGGGCCTGCTTGCCGGTGACGGCCCTGCCGTCCGCAATGGCGCGCACCTCCTCCTCATGCATCTTGCGGCCCGCGGCCACGTCGGCCACGAACTGGTCCTGCATGTCGCCCATGAGCCCCAGGATCTGTTCGCGCTGGGCCTCGGTAAGGTCCTTGAGCGGGGTTCCCGCGGACTTGAACCGGCCCGTGGCCAGCACCTCGGGTTTGACGCCCAGCTTTTCCAGGGCCGCGCCAAAGGTGATGAACTCGGCCTTGACCCCGATGCTGGCCGTGACCGAGCCGGGGTTGGCCACGATCTTGGTGGCCGGGGCCGAGACATAGTAACCCCCGCTGGCCGCGACCGTGCCGAAGGAGGCCACCACGGGCTTGACCTCGGCCAGACGCTTGACCGCCTGGTAGATCTCCTGGGAGGGGGCGATGGCCCCGCCCGGGGAATCCACGCGTAGAAGCACGCCCTTGACCGAGTCGTCGCCGCGCAGGGTGTTCAGCCAATCCACGACAGGGTCCGCATCCATGATGGGCCCGTAGACGTTGGCCTGGCCCAGCTTGGTCCCGGAAAAGGCGAAGCCCCCGGACGGCAAACCGAAAAAGGCCATGGCCCCCGCAATGAGGGCCACGGCCATGACTATCAAGAGTACCCCAAAAAGGAAGGGGTGTTTTTGGGAAAAACGAAGCTTGGCTTCCATTTATCCTCTTTACTCGGACTCTTCCTCCGAGTTCGCGGCTTCGAGCTTCTCGCGAAGCAGGTCGCCGAGGGTGGTGTTCGCGGTTTCGGAAGGAGCGGAACCGTAGCTCTTGGGCTTGCGGGGCTCTTCTTCCTGGGTCTGCTTGATGGACAGGCCCAGACGACGTTCGTCGGCGGAAACGTGAATGACCTTGGCTTCGATGGTTTCGTTTTCCTTGAAGATTTCAGACGGGCTCTTGATCTTCTTCCGGCTGATCTCGGAAACGTGAACCAGGCCTTCGATGCCTTCTTCCACTTCAACGAACAGACCGAAGTCGGTGATGTTGGTCACGACACCGGTGACGAGCTGACCGACAGGGTACTTGGCCGGGACCTGGGTCCACGGGTCTTCGGTGAGCTGCTTGACGCCCAGGGTGAACTTCTCGTTCTCCTTGTCCACGGTGAGCACCTTGGCCTGGACGGAATCGCCGACCTTGTACACTTCGGACGGGTGGCGGATCTTCTTGGTCCAGGAGATGTCGGAAACGTGGATGAGGCCGTCGATGCCTTCCTCGATGCCGATAAACACGCCGAATTCGGTGATGTTCTTGATGGAACCTTCAAGCACGGTGCCTTCGGGGTACTTCTCGGCAACCACATCCCACGGGTTGGGGCTGACCTGCTTCATACCCAGGGAGATGCGCTTCTTGTCCTGATCCACGCCGAGGACGATGACGTCCACTTCGTCGCCGACCTTGACCATCTGGGACGGGTGGCGGAGCTTGCGGGTCCAGGACATCTCGGAGATGTGCACCAGGCCTTCCACGCCGGATTCCAGTTCCACGAATGCACCGTAG of Salidesulfovibrio onnuriiensis contains these proteins:
- a CDS encoding tetratricopeptide repeat protein; the encoded protein is MDKGKTLLEGGQYAEALAVVDQILAIKPGSPAGLMLQGDIHLAQDQRDAALDSYMAAHHSSEMYIEPIKRLVKALRGMNNDLALEYLKKLDFLSPLNPERKADIASVYLEKKDLEHAEEYFDKSIEVMGREARSLVASMADQIAEAVAQVSPVMAEKYLKTVLESKASKLDKGDIHTFNRLGIALRSQGKWRDAVENYEQALRISPEDEVLHYNLALAYQDGREFRSALKSLQKADDLNPQLYKASDTVATNFGNIYLDSGGYDRAEEYFNLALDMNRHNRRAARGVEMTRKMRKRSGKF
- a CDS encoding sigma-54-dependent transcriptional regulator; this encodes MSDRTILFIAEPQSVTGIFPTLREVGVQAGLADNLNGALGFIRKSNPLLIFSRPGMQGFDAKALLEQAQDDESFPPVIIFSKTGSAEEAQQYLELGARDYWIEPLVWEKIKLVLPEQAPEPEAAPEPEPVPRPQAPAAAPSSNSKFQIIGQHPAVLRVLALARKVAQSKATVLISGESGTGKEMFARYLHHNSNREDAPFVAINCAALPEHLLESELFGHEKGAFTGAINRKLGKFELADGGTILLDEITEMDLGLQAKLLRVLQESEFDRVGGVETVKVDVRVIATTNRAIEETVKEGKFRQDLYYRLNVIPLKLPALKERGDDIVNLAEYFVNKYCAAYGLGRLPFTEDAKAWLTGYDWPGNVRELQNLMERAVLLAGDGPIQRSHFLMEEGEWEPDDMSAIEEAQQCAAQAPPPSSMDEALSVMPLQEMEKKLILKSLDETAGNRTRAADLLGISVRTLRNKLNEYKKQGLDV
- a CDS encoding response regulator, whose protein sequence is MSNTGMYDRIVHDYIEKDGGIIVLLSEDSLFQRTLRSTVTKIIGSKKDCLSFSGSTSSAVKTVKKCQERGIPTVVFVERILSGKPSTDFIIAMKNLIPELKIIVLVGETRRENIAYFYELGVNNVISKPASMNNIIEKLAFTIKPQGKLSELMSEGKMLLAEGDYQGALKVSTKILKIKPGSPAGLMLAGDCHLEQGERDKAIRAYLQAHESSRLYLEPLKKLANVYQDVNENEHLKYLKKLDRLSPLNTERKCEIGAAHIRRKEMDMAEKYFDQAIDTATQEAMSLVSGVAERIAGTVAESSPKMSEKYLQKVLETKGANLSKDDITTFNKLGIALRSQGKWREAIDNYKHALQISPEDEGLHFNMGLAYRDGGERRKALECYERALDFGPDLYKASANVAIQFGDLYAEVKRLDDALKFYSTAVEMSPDNRTARDKLAAVQKLLKG
- the sppA gene encoding signal peptide peptidase SppA, whose product is MEAKLRFSQKHPFLFGVLLIVMAVALIAGAMAFFGLPSGGFAFSGTKLGQANVYGPIMDADPVVDWLNTLRGDDSVKGVLLRVDSPGGAIAPSQEIYQAVKRLAEVKPVVASFGTVAASGGYYVSAPATKIVANPGSVTASIGVKAEFITFGAALEKLGVKPEVLATGRFKSAGTPLKDLTEAQREQILGLMGDMQDQFVADVAAGRKMHEEEVRAIADGRAVTGKQALVYGLVDRLGGREDAIELLKELCEITDKVPLVEGPVEEKSLLEELIGIRTVELQNMLSAPGWIFSY
- a CDS encoding glycerophosphodiester phosphodiesterase yields the protein MFFDLLPETGLACAHRGARSLAPENTLMAAQKAVDCGARCWETDAHMTADGRIAIFHDETLERTTDIAGHPEFRDRRDIHHFTLAELRTLDAGSWFLAADPYGTVASGEVPESDHPAIRAQVIPTLREALDFTVRHNLPMNLEIKDQTGHAGHDTIVRAVLDLVHEARAAHLLLLSSFNHDYLVQAKRLAPGIPTAALQEEQHPENLVDYLRSLGAAAYHPDHRITTPELVRELSEAGLFVNLWTVNDMDRARMFIRAGAKAIITDFPQRM
- the phrB gene encoding deoxyribodipyrimidine photo-lyase: MPEQRTRQIRQGAQRPGPVVYWMHREHRARDNWALLFAQSLAMERRQPLCVAYALAPGFLEAGRRQFAFLCAGLRETAAELEEKNIPFLLRLGDPPAAIPKLARELGAAALVTDFDALRLKRGWVSDVCSDLDMDIFETDSRNIVPCWTASDKREYAARTMRPKVHRLLPDFLVEPPELLPHPVALEKLPATATWEEVDRFLASRPGPESTAFVPGGAAATRALDTFIKTRLNRYGKGRNVPTDPVVSRLSPYLHFGQISSLRVALSVLAAHADKDSKDSYLEELIVRRELSDNFCYHEPEYDSTRCFADWASTTLAEHADDPRPHLYSDEQLERGLTHDPLWNAAQAEMVRTGHMHGYMRMYWAKKILEWTESPDRAMRVCIALNDRYQLDGRDSNGYTGIAWSIGGVHDRAWKERPVFGKIRYMSFNGAKSKFRIREYIDEHLGNPQKD
- a CDS encoding glycosyltransferase: MFRRSVPVLCYHALGVAGGHTLDQFREHLDAITDAGYRTITARELLAVTRGERRIDGRSVVLTFDDCHLSNWLHAVPELEKRGMTGVFFALTDFTRPGAVRTLEDAPELLSMPDGFRAAHLDRDCAQFINESEIRAMVDKGMEVYSHGARHQGCFVNLIPREPVGDPKAHWAASCIYPALKQGWPMFRVGSAYAHNGFWPELSNGDEPLFRIRSEAQRREFCRKDFARSIERMRELNRCSEQLFCWPWGQFDPLAEEELRKAGFAGAFTLERWANTKGTDPYRINRLGVGLSKDGKWVRNRLRMYGNEAASRFFFKLYRKRPEPRSVLYATDTLKVSGGARQMVNNAKAMADMGLKVHAMITPESHLNGELERIGGVNIIHFNKFRNSLKGARFLKEVVGEHGIDVVHSFHNRPYKMGVLARLMGARFKHFINRGVISKPNSIFFLWTALADGVVCNSRKCSEVLARHHVLKSRRNVVYNAFTSAIDSEPQPRKKRSTRILYVGNIAPTKGFDVFTEACQKLCEAGNVKDMEFVAVGILDYMAEDLMQKHGWALARERMHICGPLSHDLTMEQVAAADMLIVPSRLESLPNTILEAFDRGLPVVCTRAGGIPELVRDGVNGFLCEIEDAECIAARMRQLADDPELRHRMGQINRKVVRTLLTTRNKGMNLMRVYMGERIVQELPIEELD